From Staphylothermus hellenicus DSM 12710, a single genomic window includes:
- a CDS encoding C/D box methylation guide ribonucleoprotein complex aNOP56 subunit (functions along with aFIB and aL7a; guides 2'-O-methylation of ribose to specific sites in RNAs), with protein sequence MKKAYLAESVIGIYAFDDKGEVIAKSLAPTSLDDNVEYLLKIEKGEETPQLKEVLLKLKEDGFDTVVVETTETGKHVASIGLEPLVETGHIGAQTLREKIVDYAIETGFAKDKEEFYIKLHDIMVELTRRKLRRAAQKRDLLAVQAIRAIDDIDKTINLYVARLREWYSLHFPELDELVREHSDYARIIYELGHRSNITVENLKKLGFSEEKARKIAEAAEKSMGADLSDFDIEYIKTLAGIILDLYKLRETLEGYIEAIMKEVAPNITALVGPKLGARLLSLAGGLENLAKLPASTIQVLGAEKALFRALRTGGKPPKHGVIFQFPAIHRSPRWQRGKIARALAAKLAIAAKVDYFTGRFIGDKLKEELDKRIEEIKKLYAKPPARKKEEKRRPRRRGKGRGRRRKGRRR encoded by the coding sequence ATGAAGAAAGCATACCTAGCTGAATCCGTTATAGGTATATATGCATTTGACGATAAAGGAGAAGTAATTGCTAAATCTCTTGCACCTACAAGTTTAGATGATAATGTTGAGTATTTATTGAAAATTGAAAAAGGAGAAGAAACACCTCAGCTAAAAGAGGTTTTGCTAAAACTAAAAGAAGATGGTTTCGACACAGTTGTTGTTGAAACAACTGAGACAGGAAAACATGTTGCATCCATAGGGCTAGAACCACTGGTGGAGACAGGCCATATTGGTGCGCAAACACTGAGAGAGAAAATAGTGGATTACGCCATAGAAACTGGTTTTGCAAAAGACAAGGAAGAATTCTATATAAAACTACATGATATAATGGTTGAACTTACCCGTAGAAAACTGAGGAGAGCTGCACAGAAAAGAGACTTGTTAGCTGTCCAGGCTATTAGGGCAATAGACGATATCGATAAAACAATCAACTTATATGTTGCACGATTAAGAGAATGGTATAGTCTACATTTCCCAGAATTAGATGAACTAGTTAGAGAGCATTCTGATTATGCTAGAATAATTTATGAGCTAGGCCATAGAAGCAACATAACAGTAGAAAACCTAAAGAAGCTCGGGTTCAGCGAGGAAAAAGCCAGGAAAATAGCTGAAGCAGCAGAAAAAAGTATGGGCGCTGATCTAAGCGATTTCGATATAGAATATATAAAGACTCTTGCAGGAATAATTCTAGACCTATATAAACTAAGAGAAACCCTAGAAGGATACATTGAAGCAATCATGAAAGAGGTAGCACCAAACATAACAGCACTAGTAGGGCCAAAACTAGGAGCTAGACTACTAAGCCTCGCAGGAGGATTAGAAAACCTAGCCAAACTACCGGCAAGCACAATACAGGTATTAGGAGCAGAGAAAGCATTGTTCAGAGCACTAAGAACCGGCGGTAAACCGCCGAAACATGGGGTAATCTTCCAGTTCCCAGCAATACATCGTAGCCCAAGATGGCAGAGAGGAAAAATTGCTCGTGCATTAGCGGCAAAACTGGCAATAGCTGCTAAAGTAGACTATTTCACAGGAAGATTTATCGGGGATAAACTCAAAGAAGAACTTGATAAGAGGATTGAGGAGATCAAGAAACTATATGCAAAGCCTCCGGCGAGGAAGAAAGAAGAGAAGCGGCGTCCTAGAAGAAGAGGTAAGGGTAGAGGACGTAGAAGAAAAGGTAGGAGAAGATAA
- a CDS encoding 30S ribosomal protein S30e, giving the protein MPSHGSLTKAGKVRSQTPKIPPKPKKNMPPRMRNRWEYVRRIVLAAQQQSFYRRRR; this is encoded by the coding sequence ATGCCAAGCCACGGATCACTTACAAAGGCTGGAAAAGTCAGGAGCCAAACACCAAAGATACCTCCAAAGCCTAAGAAGAACATGCCTCCAAGAATGAGGAATAGATGGGAGTATGTTAGAAGAATAGTTCTAGCTGCTCAACAGCAATCCTTCTATAGGAGAAGAAGGTAA